The genomic DNA CCTGAAGCATCGGATCACGCCGCGCTTCCTCGCCGGATCGGCGATCGCCACCGCCGGCGTCGCACTGCTCTTCGTGCAGGAGATGCGCAGCACCGCGCTCGCGCCGGGGGCGGTGCTGCTCGGCATCGGCCTAACCCTCGCCGCGGTGCTCTCCGCCTCGGTCGCCAACATCCTCCAGGCGACCGAGCGCGCGCGATCGATGCCGGTGGAAGGCGCGCTCGCCTGGGGCATGGCCTATGGTGTCGCCGCCAACATCCTCCTCGCGCTCATCCTCTACGGGCCGCCGGCGATCGAATATCGCGCGGGCTATTGGGCAGGCGTGCTCTACCTCGGCCTCGTCGCCTCGGCGCTCGCCTTCCCGCTCTACTTCGGCGTCATCCGCGCGGTAGGGCCGGGCAAGGCGGCTTATTCCAGCCTGCTGGTGCCGATCATCGCGATGGGCTTTTCGACGGTGCTGGAGGGCTATCACTGGTCGCCGCTCGCCGTCGCGG from Allosphingosinicella indica includes the following:
- a CDS encoding DMT family transporter, whose product is MMAPRVLIPFIVVTLIWGSTWIVIKDQLGAVPPTWSVAYRFTAAAAAMFFYALWKGVPLRIGRRGHLFALSFGLPQFFLNFNLVYAAEHYITSGLCAVLFALLLVPNSALGWLFLKHRITPRFLAGSAIATAGVALLFVQEMRSTALAPGAVLLGIGLTLAAVLSASVANILQATERARSMPVEGALAWGMAYGVAANILLALILYGPPAIEYRAGYWAGVLYLGLVASALAFPLYFGVIRAVGPGKAAYSSLLVPIIAMGFSTVLEGYHWSPLAVAGGVLALVGLFVALKARRPNPVPIAD